Genomic window (Nitrospirota bacterium):
GATTTGCCCACGATCACCCGCGCGGCAGCGCACAGCTAAGGACCGGAAAACCACAATGCCTGAACGAGCCTATGTGCTAATCAACGTGATGCCGGGGCAGACCGCCAACGTGGTTCTGGCCTTGTCGACGATCAAAGAAATCAAAACCATCGATGCCTGTTGGGGCAAGCCGGACATCTTCACCGTGGTCGAGGTGTCCGACCAGGATGCCCTCTCCACGCTGGTGCTGGCGAAAATCCACGCCATCGAGGGGGTTGCACAGACCGACACCCATCTGGTCTATCGGCTGAAAAAATAGCCTCTCGCCCGGAGGTTCTTGCCATGGTCACCCCGCGCCCGTCAGTTGGTCGTTCACACTGGTTCCCGATCATCGTCCTCTGTGCTGCAGCCGCCGGCTGTTCCTGGCTCGGCACACAGAAGGATGCCGACCAGGCGCAAGCCATCTTGCCGGTGCCTGAGACGAAGGTGCGCACGGCGGTCATTCAGGTGCTGCAGGACGGGGGCTATCGTGTGAACGGCGGAGAGGAAGGGGACCACGTCCTGACCACCGGCTATCGCCAGGAAATCGACAGCCCCTCGGACTGGCTGCTCCGCAGGCGGTTCGGCACAGGCCGCAGCCGCGTGGACGTGACGCTCGCGCCGGAAGGAGAAACCGCCACACGCCTGACGATCCAGGTGATCTATGAGGGCAAGGACGGACTGCTCGAATCCTGGAAGCCCTACCCCACGCCCCTGCCTCAGAGCGCGGAGAATCAACTGCGGCT
Coding sequences:
- a CDS encoding Lrp/AsnC family transcriptional regulator produces the protein MPERAYVLINVMPGQTANVVLALSTIKEIKTIDACWGKPDIFTVVEVSDQDALSTLVLAKIHAIEGVAQTDTHLVYRLKK